Genomic DNA from Candidatus Sulfurimonas marisnigri:
CACTAATGCCTATTATTGGGTTTGGTGACAACCATAAAGAAAAACAGTACACTTTTTTTGTTATAAGCTAATCTATATTAATAATGTTAATGCACAACTGTTTTAGAAGATAAATCATTACATTTTTTCAATTAAATATCCAAATAAGGCGTTAATCTATAACCAATTCCATAAATACTTTCTACACAATTCTCAGGAAGTTTTTTTCTGAGTTTGGAGACAAGTTTTCTTATATTTGAAGTGTCTAAACTTTCATTAAAAGAGTTATAATGAGATGTTATAGCCTCATTAGAGTATATTTTGCCAACATCTTGACTCAGTATTTGTAAAAAAATTATTTCATATTTTGTTAATGGAATAATAGTTCCATGGTTAATAAGAAGAGAATTCTCTTTATTAAACATGAATGAAGAGTCTAAGTTTATATTAGAATTTTTATTTGTGTTTTTTGTTTTATTTAGGTTTTTAGATGCACTCAAAAGTGCTTGCAGTAAGTTTTGATAGTCTATGGGCTTCTTAATAAATTGTTCAATTCCCAAGTTTATTAAAGGTAATAAGTATTTTGAATCATCATATGCAGATAAAATTATAACTTTTTGGCTTGCATTTATATTGTAAATATTAGCTACTAATTCGACACCGTTTAAGCGAGGCATCTGAATATCAGACAGTATAATATCGTAGTAGTTAGAAGTTTCGTTGTAGTAATCTTTATATTTAATAAGTGCATCTTCTCCATTGATAGCAGTATCAACTTTTTTAAAAAAATTTTTTAAAATTTCAGATGTGTTAGCTCTTAAGTCTTCAATATCTTCAACAAAAAGAATTGACAAATCTTTAGTATAAACTAGTAATTCTTTAGAATTTAGCATAATAATCACTTTAAATATATTTTATGAACGATTATACCTATTTATATATTATATATTCAATAAAGTAAGATATTATTACAATAAAAAGAGATGACAATGAAAATAATTATAAATGGCGAAATAAAAGAGTTTGATGAAGATATAACACTTGAAATTATACTGATAGAGCTTGACTTAACTGATAAAGTTATGGCAGCGGCAGTTAATATGGATATAGTAAAACAGGAAAATTGGAGTTCATATAAATTGTGTGATGGAGATAAATTGGAGTTATTAGACTTTGTTGGTGGTGGATGACTCTATTGCTACCACGGCTATTGCATACTCTCCATCATGTGTAATAGATAGACTGCTATCCGTTATTTTAAAGTTATCAATAATTTTTTTTGATAGCTTTAAAATAGGAGCACCTTTGGGAGTTTTATCTATTGTTATATCATGAAAACTACATTCTGAGCCTATGCCAACTCCAAGAGCTTTAGAACATGCTTCTTTAGCTGCCCAAAATCCAGAAGCGGTTTTATAGTTTTTAACGAGATAAATCTCGTCAGAAGAAAGAAATTTTTGAAGTGCTTTTTCGCCAAATCGCTCTATTAAGCGATTCATACGTGAGGTTTTAATTAAATCTATGCCAATCATTTACTGAATGACAAAGTCTGTAAAGTATATACCTTGTACATTTCCATCAACAATCATAGAGTTTAGTGTATCCATTATCTGTTCTGAAACTTTTTGTTTGCCTTTTTTTGAAGATATCTCTTCTAAGGTCTTTGAAGTTAAAATTCTAATAATTCTATCTCTAATAACTGGAGACTTATTGTCAAGTTCTATACTTAGTTC
This window encodes:
- a CDS encoding response regulator transcription factor — translated: MLNSKELLVYTKDLSILFVEDIEDLRANTSEILKNFFKKVDTAINGEDALIKYKDYYNETSNYYDIILSDIQMPRLNGVELVANIYNINASQKVIILSAYDDSKYLLPLINLGIEQFIKKPIDYQNLLQALLSASKNLNKTKNTNKNSNINLDSSFMFNKENSLLINHGTIIPLTKYEIIFLQILSQDVGKIYSNEAITSHYNSFNESLDTSNIRKLVSKLRKKLPENCVESIYGIGYRLTPYLDI
- the acpS gene encoding holo-ACP synthase gives rise to the protein MIGIDLIKTSRMNRLIERFGEKALQKFLSSDEIYLVKNYKTASGFWAAKEACSKALGVGIGSECSFHDITIDKTPKGAPILKLSKKIIDNFKITDSSLSITHDGEYAIAVVAIESSTTNKV
- the thiS gene encoding sulfur carrier protein ThiS, with translation MKIIINGEIKEFDEDITLEIILIELDLTDKVMAAAVNMDIVKQENWSSYKLCDGDKLELLDFVGGG